A window of the Bombina bombina isolate aBomBom1 chromosome 3, aBomBom1.pri, whole genome shotgun sequence genome harbors these coding sequences:
- the LOC128652065 gene encoding keratin, type II cytoskeletal cochleal-like: MPHQSTNHSSGLKHFSSSSVLLPKHVSTHSISSYSPKHGGSAHKSVSCFSSKSAYSFGSKGHKISLGSCYSGKSRHGSGTGYGIRAIGHGFGGSSCSGSITAVTVNQGLLAPLNLEIDPNIQRVRTEERNQIKGLNNKFASFIDKVRFLEQQNKMLETKWNLLQDQKTAKCQIEPLFEAFISNLRRQLDNLGCERTRLDAERNSMEETVEELKRKYEEEINRRTAAENEFVMLKRDVDAAFMNKAELQAKADSLSDEISFLRTLFDAEIAQLQAQISDTSVVVSMDNSRDLDLDGIIGEVRAQYEEIANRSRAEAEAAYQSRFEELRMTAGSYGNDLQNTKNEIAELNRKIQRLRGEIESAKSQRASLEAAISDAEGRGEAAVRDAKNKLSELEAALQKAKQDMSRQLREYQELMNVKLALDIEIATYRKMLEGEEGR, translated from the exons ATGCCTCACCAGTCCACCAACCACAGCTCTGGACTCAAGCACTTCAGCTCCAGCTCCGTTTTGTTACCTAAACATGTGAGCACTCACAGCATTTCCTCATACTCACCAAAACATGGAGGTTCTGCTCACAAGTCAGTATCTTGTTTTAGCAGTAAAAGCGCCTATAGTTTTGGTTCCAAAGGACATAAGATTTCACTAGGAAGTTGTTATTCTGGGAAAAGTAGACATGGGTCTGGAACTGGATATGGTATCAGAGCAATTGGCCATGGATTTGGGGGATCATCTTGTTCTGGAAGCATCACCGCTGTTACTGTGAACCAAGGACTTCTGGCACCTCTCAACTTGGAGATTGACCCAAACATTCAGAGAGTGAGGACTGAAGAGAGAAATCAAATCAAAGGTCTTAATAACAAATTTGCCTCCTTCATTGATAAG gttcGCTTTTTAGAACAACAGAACAAAATGCTTGAGACCAAGTGGAATTTACTGCAGGATCAAAAAACTGCCAAATGTCAAATTGAACCTCTATTTGAGGCTTTCATCAGCAACCTCAGGAGGCAGCTAGATAATCTGGGATGTGAGAGAACTCGTCTGGATGCAGAGAGGAACAGTATGGAGGAAACAGTAGAAGAATTAAAGAGAAA ATATGAAGAAGAAATCAACAGGCGCACAGCTGCAGAGAATGAATTTGTTATGTTAAAGAGG GATGTTGATGCCGCTTTTATGAATAAAGCTGAGCTGCAAGCTAAGGCTGACTCCCTGAGTGATGAAATCAGCTTCCTAAGAACCTTGTTTGATGCG gAAATTGCTCAACTTCAGGCCCAGATCTCAGACACATCAGTGGTGGTTTCAATGGACAACAGCAGAGACCTGGACCTTGACGGTATTATTGGTGAGGTCAGAGCTCAGTATGAGGAGATCGCTAACAGGAGCAGAGCTGAGGCTGAGGCCGCCTATCAGTCAAGg tttgagGAGCTTCGCATGACCGCTGGAAGTTATGGCAACGACCTGCAAAACACCAAAAATGAGATTGCTGAGCTTAACCGAAAAATTCAAAGACTTAGGGGAGAGATTGAAAGTGCAAAATCACAG CGTGCTTCACTGGAGGCAGCTATAAGTGATGCTGAGGGCCGGGGAGAGGCGGCTGTCAGAGACGCCAAGAATAAACTGTCTGAGCTGGAGGCTGCTCTGCAGAAAGCTAAGCAGGACATGTCTCGCCAGCTGCGTGAGTACCAGGAGCTGATGAACGTGAAGCTGGCGCTGGATATTGAGATTGCGACTTATAGGAAAATGCTGGAGGGAGAAGAGGGCAGGTGA